From one Paramormyrops kingsleyae isolate MSU_618 chromosome 1, PKINGS_0.4, whole genome shotgun sequence genomic stretch:
- the LOC111840729 gene encoding transmembrane protein 198-like has protein sequence MTSTLQTLAFKLAPPARDSSPERFYSCEERIERRYEIVPSVVCSMCCLFGMIYCFFGYRCFKAVMFLTGLMFGSVVIFMLCYKERVLDTQLNAEASAGIGLGIGVLCGLVTMLVRSVGLFMVGLLLGLLVAVAALLTMEEFYHPRTVWVPLGMLLGSGMLFAVLALRWERCFTTLSTAVFGSAVITVTVDYFAELFALVHHVYERIKVAPAQPVCWFTWVILGVWPVLTVLGIVIQWKVTGEGYSHTEVIISRQQRRIQLMRIRQKEERRERRKRKKKKQQQQQQQQQQPQQQEPQPHATHTHSAKPLPTDPAYRRKPNPIRRFDGDVLSPSYIQSFQDRQVDRRRYPRGRLTGGPHTTMDLDYDYGSTVPLTASGGPAVRV, from the exons ATGACGTCCACGTTGCAGACGCTGGCCTTCAAGCTGGCCCCCCCAGCACGGGACAGCAGCCCCGAGCGGTTCTATAGCTGCGAGGAGCGGATCGAGCGGCGGTACGAGATCGTGCCTTCGGTCGTCTGCTCCATGTGCTGCCTCTTCGGCATGATCTACTGCTTCTTTG GCTACCGCTGCTTCAAGGCGGTGATGTTCCTCACGGGCCTGATGTTCGGCTCCGTTGTCATCTTCATGCTGTGCTACAAGGAGCGTGTGCTGGACACGCAGCTGAACGCGGAGGCCAGCGCGGGCATCGGCCTGGGCATCGGCGTGCTCTGCGGCCTGGTCACCATGCTGGTGCGCAGCGTCGGCCTCTTCATGGTGGGGCTGCTGCTGGGGCTGCTGGTGGCGGTGGCCGCGCTGTTGACCATGGAGGAGTTCTACCACCCGCGCACGGTCTGGGTGCCGCTGGGCATGCTCCTGGGCTCCGGCATGCTCTTCGCCGTGCTGGCGCTCCGCTGGGAACGCTGCTTCACCACCCTCTCCACCGCCGTCTTCGGGTCCGCTGTCATCACCGTCACCGTCGACTACTTCGCCGAACTCTTCGCGCTGGTGCACCACGTCTACGAGCGGATCAAGGTGGCCCCGGCCCAGCCTGTGTGCTGGTTCACCTGGGTCATCCTGGGGGTGTGGCCCGTCCTCACGGTGCTGGGCATCGTGATCCAGTGGAAAGTCACTGGGGAGGGGTACTCTCACACAGAGG TGATCATCAGCCGGCAGCAGCGTCGAATTCAGCTGATGCGGATACGTCAGAAGGAGGAGcggagggagaggaggaagaggaagaagaagaaacagcagcagcagcaacagcagcagcagcagccgcagCAGCAGGAACCGCAGCCCcatgccacgcacacacactcggCCAAGCCGCTGCCCACAGACCCCGCCTACCGCAGGAAGCCCAACCCCATTCGCCGATTCGACGGCGATGTGCTGTCACCG AGTTACATCCAGAGTTTTCAGGACAGGCAGGTGGACAGACGGAGATACCCTCGTGGGCGGCTCACGGGGGGGCCTCACACTACCATGGACCTGGACTATGATTATGGCTCCACGGTGCCCCTGACTGCCTCCGGGGGCCCGGCAGTGAGAGTGTAG
- the cyp27a2 gene encoding sterol 26-hydroxylase, mitochondrial isoform X3, whose translation MGNEVRNEVLPKTVEHRRIYGPIWRSRFGPFDIVNVATPELIAQVIRQEGQYPVRTFLPHWQEYRDLRGQAYGLHVDKGPEWYRIRSVLNPKMLKVKEVSVYAPVIHQVVGDLLRRLELLRLRSHDQDTVSDLAGELYRFGFEGISSILFETRLGCLQEDIPQDTQRFIAAVGEMLALSETVLFFPRWTRRFLPYWARFVQAWDDLYDVARKLINRKVHEINAKVEEGEQVEGMYLTYLLSSGKLSLAEIYISITELLLGGVDTTSNTLSWTLYHLARDEAAQERLYQEVSSVCPERRLPTTEDLTRMPYLKAVIKEILRLYPVVPGNGRLTVDNEVVVDTYWFPKKTQFHLCHYAASHDEGEFPNAEQFLPERWLRQGTNRFPHHPYSSIPFGVGVRACVGKRVAELEMYFALSRLMQHYMVQPESRSTTLEPKTRTLLIPSGPINLRFLPRA comes from the exons ATGGGAAACGAAGTTCGCAACGAAGTTCTACCCAAGACG gTTGAACATCGCCGAATATATGGGCCCATCTGGCGCTCACGTTTTGGCCCTTTTGACATCGTTAATGTGGCAACCCCAGAGCTGATAGCGCAGGTGATCCGGCAGGAGGGCCAGTACCCAGTGCGGACCTTTCTGCCACACTGGCAGGAGTACCGTGACCTGCGGGGTCAAGCTTACGGACTTCATGTTGA taAAGGTCCTGAGTGGTATCGCATCCGCAGCGTCCTGAACCCCAAGATGCTGAAGGTGAAGGAAGTATCCGTGTACGCCCCAGTGATTCACCAGGTTGTGGGTGACCTGCTACGACGTCTGGAACTGCTGCGCTTGAGGAGCCATGACCAGGACACGGTTAGCGACCTTGCTGGAGAGCTCTACAGATTTGGCTTTGAAG GCATCTCCTCCATCCTGTTCGAGACCCGACTCGGCTGTCTCCAGGAGGACATTCCCCAGGACACGCAGCGCTTCATAGCTGCAGTGGGTGAAATGCTGGCACTCTCAGAAACAGTCCTCTTCTTCCCACGCTGGACTCGACGTTTTCTGCCCTATTGGGCGCGCTTTGTTCAGGCCTGGGATGACCTCTATGACGTGG CACGCAAGCTAATCAACAGAAAGGTGCATGAGATCAATGCCAAGGTGGAAGAGGGGGAGCAGGTGGAGGGGATGTACCTGACCTACctgctgtcctctggcaagCTGTCCCTGGCAGAGATTTACATTAGCATCACAGAGCTGCTGCTGGGAGGGGTTGATACG ACCTCCAACACCCTGTCCTGGACACTGTACCACCTGGCCCGGGATGAAGCAGCACAGGAGCGACTGTATCAGGAAGTGTCTTCAGTGTGCCCAGAGCGGAGGTTACCCACGACAGAAGACCTGACCAGGATGCCGTACCTGAAAGCTGTCATCAAGGAGATACTCAG GTTATATCCGGTGGTCCCGGGGAATGGACGCCTAACAGTGGATAATGAAGTCGTCGTAGACACCTACTGGTTTCCCAAAAAG ACTCAGTTCCACCTCTGTCATTATGCCGCAAGTCATGATGAGGGGGAGTTTCCCAACGCAGAGCAGTTTCTTCCTGAACGATGGCTCAGGCAGGGAACAAACCGCTTCCCGCACCACCCCTACAGCTCCATCCCATTCGGGGTGGGAGTTCGTGCCTGTGTCGGAAAGCGTGTGGCCGAGCTGGAGATGTACTTTGCTCTTTCCCGG CTGATGCAGCATTATATGGTTCAGCCAGAGAGCAGAAGCACGACTCTGGAACCCAAGACTCGAACACTCCTCATCCCATCTGGACCCATCAACCTGCGCTTTCTCCCTCGAGCCTAA
- the cyp27a2 gene encoding sterol 26-hydroxylase, mitochondrial isoform X1: MLTWWKRNWFLGADIAASVEGMLLTLRGASISAIRRSGLSCGPKSGFNNINLQSSTVNPGNLKTIDDLPGPSLATTAYWLFVKGYADKSHAMQVEHRRIYGPIWRSRFGPFDIVNVATPELIAQVIRQEGQYPVRTFLPHWQEYRDLRGQAYGLHVDKGPEWYRIRSVLNPKMLKVKEVSVYAPVIHQVVGDLLRRLELLRLRSHDQDTVSDLAGELYRFGFEGISSILFETRLGCLQEDIPQDTQRFIAAVGEMLALSETVLFFPRWTRRFLPYWARFVQAWDDLYDVARKLINRKVHEINAKVEEGEQVEGMYLTYLLSSGKLSLAEIYISITELLLGGVDTTSNTLSWTLYHLARDEAAQERLYQEVSSVCPERRLPTTEDLTRMPYLKAVIKEILRLYPVVPGNGRLTVDNEVVVDTYWFPKKTQFHLCHYAASHDEGEFPNAEQFLPERWLRQGTNRFPHHPYSSIPFGVGVRACVGKRVAELEMYFALSRLMQHYMVQPESRSTTLEPKTRTLLIPSGPINLRFLPRA; the protein is encoded by the exons ATGTTGACTTGGTGGAAACGGAATTGGTTTCTCGGCGCAGACATCGCTGCCTCCGTCGAAGGCATGTTGTTGACACTGAGAGGAGCCTCGATCTCCGCCATCCGGCGATCGGGCCTGAGCTGTGGACCGAAATCCGGATTCAACAACATCAACCTACAGTCGTCCACCGTCAACCCAGGCAACCTTAAAACCATTGACGATCTTCCTGGACCCAGCCTGGCTACTACCGCCTACTGGCTCTTCGTGAAGGGATATGCAGACAAAAGCCACGCTATGCAA gTTGAACATCGCCGAATATATGGGCCCATCTGGCGCTCACGTTTTGGCCCTTTTGACATCGTTAATGTGGCAACCCCAGAGCTGATAGCGCAGGTGATCCGGCAGGAGGGCCAGTACCCAGTGCGGACCTTTCTGCCACACTGGCAGGAGTACCGTGACCTGCGGGGTCAAGCTTACGGACTTCATGTTGA taAAGGTCCTGAGTGGTATCGCATCCGCAGCGTCCTGAACCCCAAGATGCTGAAGGTGAAGGAAGTATCCGTGTACGCCCCAGTGATTCACCAGGTTGTGGGTGACCTGCTACGACGTCTGGAACTGCTGCGCTTGAGGAGCCATGACCAGGACACGGTTAGCGACCTTGCTGGAGAGCTCTACAGATTTGGCTTTGAAG GCATCTCCTCCATCCTGTTCGAGACCCGACTCGGCTGTCTCCAGGAGGACATTCCCCAGGACACGCAGCGCTTCATAGCTGCAGTGGGTGAAATGCTGGCACTCTCAGAAACAGTCCTCTTCTTCCCACGCTGGACTCGACGTTTTCTGCCCTATTGGGCGCGCTTTGTTCAGGCCTGGGATGACCTCTATGACGTGG CACGCAAGCTAATCAACAGAAAGGTGCATGAGATCAATGCCAAGGTGGAAGAGGGGGAGCAGGTGGAGGGGATGTACCTGACCTACctgctgtcctctggcaagCTGTCCCTGGCAGAGATTTACATTAGCATCACAGAGCTGCTGCTGGGAGGGGTTGATACG ACCTCCAACACCCTGTCCTGGACACTGTACCACCTGGCCCGGGATGAAGCAGCACAGGAGCGACTGTATCAGGAAGTGTCTTCAGTGTGCCCAGAGCGGAGGTTACCCACGACAGAAGACCTGACCAGGATGCCGTACCTGAAAGCTGTCATCAAGGAGATACTCAG GTTATATCCGGTGGTCCCGGGGAATGGACGCCTAACAGTGGATAATGAAGTCGTCGTAGACACCTACTGGTTTCCCAAAAAG ACTCAGTTCCACCTCTGTCATTATGCCGCAAGTCATGATGAGGGGGAGTTTCCCAACGCAGAGCAGTTTCTTCCTGAACGATGGCTCAGGCAGGGAACAAACCGCTTCCCGCACCACCCCTACAGCTCCATCCCATTCGGGGTGGGAGTTCGTGCCTGTGTCGGAAAGCGTGTGGCCGAGCTGGAGATGTACTTTGCTCTTTCCCGG CTGATGCAGCATTATATGGTTCAGCCAGAGAGCAGAAGCACGACTCTGGAACCCAAGACTCGAACACTCCTCATCCCATCTGGACCCATCAACCTGCGCTTTCTCCCTCGAGCCTAA
- the cyp27a2 gene encoding sterol 26-hydroxylase, mitochondrial isoform X2: protein MLLTLRGASISAIRRSGLSCGPKSGFNNINLQSSTVNPGNLKTIDDLPGPSLATTAYWLFVKGYADKSHAMQVEHRRIYGPIWRSRFGPFDIVNVATPELIAQVIRQEGQYPVRTFLPHWQEYRDLRGQAYGLHVDKGPEWYRIRSVLNPKMLKVKEVSVYAPVIHQVVGDLLRRLELLRLRSHDQDTVSDLAGELYRFGFEGISSILFETRLGCLQEDIPQDTQRFIAAVGEMLALSETVLFFPRWTRRFLPYWARFVQAWDDLYDVARKLINRKVHEINAKVEEGEQVEGMYLTYLLSSGKLSLAEIYISITELLLGGVDTTSNTLSWTLYHLARDEAAQERLYQEVSSVCPERRLPTTEDLTRMPYLKAVIKEILRLYPVVPGNGRLTVDNEVVVDTYWFPKKTQFHLCHYAASHDEGEFPNAEQFLPERWLRQGTNRFPHHPYSSIPFGVGVRACVGKRVAELEMYFALSRLMQHYMVQPESRSTTLEPKTRTLLIPSGPINLRFLPRA from the exons ATGTTGTTGACACTGAGAGGAGCCTCGATCTCCGCCATCCGGCGATCGGGCCTGAGCTGTGGACCGAAATCCGGATTCAACAACATCAACCTACAGTCGTCCACCGTCAACCCAGGCAACCTTAAAACCATTGACGATCTTCCTGGACCCAGCCTGGCTACTACCGCCTACTGGCTCTTCGTGAAGGGATATGCAGACAAAAGCCACGCTATGCAA gTTGAACATCGCCGAATATATGGGCCCATCTGGCGCTCACGTTTTGGCCCTTTTGACATCGTTAATGTGGCAACCCCAGAGCTGATAGCGCAGGTGATCCGGCAGGAGGGCCAGTACCCAGTGCGGACCTTTCTGCCACACTGGCAGGAGTACCGTGACCTGCGGGGTCAAGCTTACGGACTTCATGTTGA taAAGGTCCTGAGTGGTATCGCATCCGCAGCGTCCTGAACCCCAAGATGCTGAAGGTGAAGGAAGTATCCGTGTACGCCCCAGTGATTCACCAGGTTGTGGGTGACCTGCTACGACGTCTGGAACTGCTGCGCTTGAGGAGCCATGACCAGGACACGGTTAGCGACCTTGCTGGAGAGCTCTACAGATTTGGCTTTGAAG GCATCTCCTCCATCCTGTTCGAGACCCGACTCGGCTGTCTCCAGGAGGACATTCCCCAGGACACGCAGCGCTTCATAGCTGCAGTGGGTGAAATGCTGGCACTCTCAGAAACAGTCCTCTTCTTCCCACGCTGGACTCGACGTTTTCTGCCCTATTGGGCGCGCTTTGTTCAGGCCTGGGATGACCTCTATGACGTGG CACGCAAGCTAATCAACAGAAAGGTGCATGAGATCAATGCCAAGGTGGAAGAGGGGGAGCAGGTGGAGGGGATGTACCTGACCTACctgctgtcctctggcaagCTGTCCCTGGCAGAGATTTACATTAGCATCACAGAGCTGCTGCTGGGAGGGGTTGATACG ACCTCCAACACCCTGTCCTGGACACTGTACCACCTGGCCCGGGATGAAGCAGCACAGGAGCGACTGTATCAGGAAGTGTCTTCAGTGTGCCCAGAGCGGAGGTTACCCACGACAGAAGACCTGACCAGGATGCCGTACCTGAAAGCTGTCATCAAGGAGATACTCAG GTTATATCCGGTGGTCCCGGGGAATGGACGCCTAACAGTGGATAATGAAGTCGTCGTAGACACCTACTGGTTTCCCAAAAAG ACTCAGTTCCACCTCTGTCATTATGCCGCAAGTCATGATGAGGGGGAGTTTCCCAACGCAGAGCAGTTTCTTCCTGAACGATGGCTCAGGCAGGGAACAAACCGCTTCCCGCACCACCCCTACAGCTCCATCCCATTCGGGGTGGGAGTTCGTGCCTGTGTCGGAAAGCGTGTGGCCGAGCTGGAGATGTACTTTGCTCTTTCCCGG CTGATGCAGCATTATATGGTTCAGCCAGAGAGCAGAAGCACGACTCTGGAACCCAAGACTCGAACACTCCTCATCCCATCTGGACCCATCAACCTGCGCTTTCTCCCTCGAGCCTAA
- the map3k2 gene encoding mitogen-activated protein kinase kinase kinase 2 isoform X1 encodes MDEALNSIMQDLAELHRSSRPALSLADLGKPKASSPKNQNDVRVKFEYRGEKRILQFPRPVRLDDLQFKAKVAFGQAMDLHYTNNELVIPLSTQDDLDKAVELLDRSVHMKSLKILLVLHSSLQSSTGNMGLLPAFENLDNTVFRGTDKKNMMTLTAGSHSSDRSSPPPGYIPDALQQVARNGSFTSINSEGEFIPESMDQMLDPLSMSSPENSASGSCPSLDSPLDSDTYPKTRMPRAQSYPDNHQEFADYDIPVFEKTGKGGTYPRRYHISFGHPDYSDGRKTFPRARRNQGHSFRSPVSFSPTEQSLSTSSGSSIFTPELEEAGRRRRGSDIEANAMLSVMDISPPSRSPRAPTNWRLGKLLGQGAFGRVYLCYDADTGRELAVKQVQFDPDSPETSKEVSALECEIQLLKNLFHERIVQYYGCLRDTQEKTLSIFMEYMPGGSIKDQLKSYGALTENVTRKYTRQILEGVSYLHSNMIVHRDIKGANILRDSAGNVKLGDFGASRRLQTICLSGTGIKSVTGTPYWMSPEVISGEGYGRKADIWSVGCTVVEMLTQRPPWAEFEAMAAIFKIATQPTNPVLPAHVSDHCRDFLKRIFVETKQRPAAEELLRHIFVQ; translated from the exons ATGG ATGAGGCATTGAACTCGATCATGCAGGACCTGGCTGAGCTGCATCGCTCCAGCCGCCCTGCTCTGTCTCTTGCAGACCTGGGCAAGCCTAAAGCCTCCTCACCCAAGAATCAG AATGATGTGCGGGTAAAGTTTGAGTACAGAGGTGAGAAGAG GATTTTGCAGTTCCCTCGACCTGTCAGGCTGGATGACCTGCAGTTTAAGGCCAAGGTTGCCTTTGGTCAGGCCATGGACCTACACTACACCAACAACGAG CTGGTCATCCCATTGTCCACACAAGATGACTTGGACAAGGCGGTGGAGTTGCTGGATCGCAGTGTACacatgaagagcctgaagaTCTTGCTGGTTCTGCACTCCTCCTTACAG AGCTCCACTGGAAACATGGGGCTCTTGCCTGCCTTTGAGAACCTGGACAACACAGTTTTCAGGGGAACAGACAAGAagaacatgatgaccttaactg CAGGATCACATTCGAGTGACCGAAGCTCGCCTCCCCCGGGATACATCCCTGACGCCTTGCAGCAAGTGGCTCGCAACGGCTCCTTCACCAGCATCAACAGCGAGGGCGAGTTCATCCCTGAGAGCATGGACCAG ATGCTGGATCCCCTGTCCATGAGCAGCCCTGAGAACTCGGCCTCTGGGAGCTGTCCCTCCCTCGACAGCCCTCTGGACAG TGACACCTACCCCAAAACCCGCATGCCCCGGGCCCAGAGTTACCCCGACAACCATCAGGAATTCGCAG ATTATGACATCCCTGTTTTTGAGAAGACTGGAAAAGGTGGCACATACCCCCGGCGTTACCACATCTCTTTTGGTCACCCGGACTACAGCGATG GGCGGAAGACATTTCCCCGTGCTCGACGCAACCAGGGCCACAGCTTCCGCTCGCCGGTGAGCTTCAGCCCCACGGAGCAGTCGCTCAGCAccagcagcggcagcagcatcTTCACCCCCGAGCTGGAGGAGGCAGGCCGGCGCCGCCGGGGGAGCGACATCGAGGCCAATGCCATGCTCTCCGTCATGGACATCAGCCCGCCGAGCCGCT CACCACGCGCCCCCACTAACTGGCGGCTGGGGAAGCTGTTGGGTCAGGGTGCGTTCGGCCGCGTCTACCTCTGCTACGATGCCGACACGGGCCGCGAACTGGCCGTTAAACAGGTCCAGTTTGACCCAGACAGCCCAGAAACTAGCAAG GAGGTGAGCGCCCTGGAATGTGAGATCCAGCTGTTGAAGAACTTGTTCCATGAGAGGATTGTGCAGTATTATGGCTGTCTGCGAGACACACAGGAGAAAACGCTCTCCATCTTCATGGAGTACATGCCTGGG GGCTCCATTAAGGACCAGTTGAAGTCCTATGGTGCCTTGACAGAAAACGTCACCCGGAAGTACACACGACAGATCCTGGAGGGGGTGTCTTACCTGCACAGCAACATGATTGTCCATAGAGATATTAAAG GGGCCAACATCCTGCGAGACTCTGCTGGAAATGTGAAACTAGGTGATTTTGGGGCAAGCAGACGCCTACAGACAATCTGCCTTTCTGGGACGGGGATCAAGTCTGTCACAGGCACTCCTTACTGGATGAGCCCAGAAGTGATTAGTGGAGAGGGGTACGGCCGAAAGGCAGATATCTG GAGTGTGGGCTGCACAGTGGTGGAGATGCTCACACAACGCCCACCTTGGGCGGAGTTTGAAGCAATGGCGGCCATATTTAAAATTGCCACTCAGCCCACGAACCCTGTGCTGCCGGCGCACGTGTCAGACCATTGCCGTGACTTTCTCAAGCGCATATTCGTGGAGACCAAGCAGCGACCGGCTGCGGAGGAGCTGCTGCGTCACATCTTCGTGCAGTAG
- the map3k2 gene encoding mitogen-activated protein kinase kinase kinase 2 isoform X2, with protein MDEALNSIMQDLAELHRSSRPALSLADLGKPKASSPKNQNDVRVKFEYRGEKRILQFPRPVRLDDLQFKAKVAFGQAMDLHYTNNELVIPLSTQDDLDKAVELLDRSVHMKSLKILLVLHSSLQSSTGNMGLLPAFENLDNTVFRGTDKKNMMTLTGSHSSDRSSPPPGYIPDALQQVARNGSFTSINSEGEFIPESMDQMLDPLSMSSPENSASGSCPSLDSPLDSDTYPKTRMPRAQSYPDNHQEFADYDIPVFEKTGKGGTYPRRYHISFGHPDYSDGRKTFPRARRNQGHSFRSPVSFSPTEQSLSTSSGSSIFTPELEEAGRRRRGSDIEANAMLSVMDISPPSRSPRAPTNWRLGKLLGQGAFGRVYLCYDADTGRELAVKQVQFDPDSPETSKEVSALECEIQLLKNLFHERIVQYYGCLRDTQEKTLSIFMEYMPGGSIKDQLKSYGALTENVTRKYTRQILEGVSYLHSNMIVHRDIKGANILRDSAGNVKLGDFGASRRLQTICLSGTGIKSVTGTPYWMSPEVISGEGYGRKADIWSVGCTVVEMLTQRPPWAEFEAMAAIFKIATQPTNPVLPAHVSDHCRDFLKRIFVETKQRPAAEELLRHIFVQ; from the exons ATGG ATGAGGCATTGAACTCGATCATGCAGGACCTGGCTGAGCTGCATCGCTCCAGCCGCCCTGCTCTGTCTCTTGCAGACCTGGGCAAGCCTAAAGCCTCCTCACCCAAGAATCAG AATGATGTGCGGGTAAAGTTTGAGTACAGAGGTGAGAAGAG GATTTTGCAGTTCCCTCGACCTGTCAGGCTGGATGACCTGCAGTTTAAGGCCAAGGTTGCCTTTGGTCAGGCCATGGACCTACACTACACCAACAACGAG CTGGTCATCCCATTGTCCACACAAGATGACTTGGACAAGGCGGTGGAGTTGCTGGATCGCAGTGTACacatgaagagcctgaagaTCTTGCTGGTTCTGCACTCCTCCTTACAG AGCTCCACTGGAAACATGGGGCTCTTGCCTGCCTTTGAGAACCTGGACAACACAGTTTTCAGGGGAACAGACAAGAagaacatgatgaccttaactg GATCACATTCGAGTGACCGAAGCTCGCCTCCCCCGGGATACATCCCTGACGCCTTGCAGCAAGTGGCTCGCAACGGCTCCTTCACCAGCATCAACAGCGAGGGCGAGTTCATCCCTGAGAGCATGGACCAG ATGCTGGATCCCCTGTCCATGAGCAGCCCTGAGAACTCGGCCTCTGGGAGCTGTCCCTCCCTCGACAGCCCTCTGGACAG TGACACCTACCCCAAAACCCGCATGCCCCGGGCCCAGAGTTACCCCGACAACCATCAGGAATTCGCAG ATTATGACATCCCTGTTTTTGAGAAGACTGGAAAAGGTGGCACATACCCCCGGCGTTACCACATCTCTTTTGGTCACCCGGACTACAGCGATG GGCGGAAGACATTTCCCCGTGCTCGACGCAACCAGGGCCACAGCTTCCGCTCGCCGGTGAGCTTCAGCCCCACGGAGCAGTCGCTCAGCAccagcagcggcagcagcatcTTCACCCCCGAGCTGGAGGAGGCAGGCCGGCGCCGCCGGGGGAGCGACATCGAGGCCAATGCCATGCTCTCCGTCATGGACATCAGCCCGCCGAGCCGCT CACCACGCGCCCCCACTAACTGGCGGCTGGGGAAGCTGTTGGGTCAGGGTGCGTTCGGCCGCGTCTACCTCTGCTACGATGCCGACACGGGCCGCGAACTGGCCGTTAAACAGGTCCAGTTTGACCCAGACAGCCCAGAAACTAGCAAG GAGGTGAGCGCCCTGGAATGTGAGATCCAGCTGTTGAAGAACTTGTTCCATGAGAGGATTGTGCAGTATTATGGCTGTCTGCGAGACACACAGGAGAAAACGCTCTCCATCTTCATGGAGTACATGCCTGGG GGCTCCATTAAGGACCAGTTGAAGTCCTATGGTGCCTTGACAGAAAACGTCACCCGGAAGTACACACGACAGATCCTGGAGGGGGTGTCTTACCTGCACAGCAACATGATTGTCCATAGAGATATTAAAG GGGCCAACATCCTGCGAGACTCTGCTGGAAATGTGAAACTAGGTGATTTTGGGGCAAGCAGACGCCTACAGACAATCTGCCTTTCTGGGACGGGGATCAAGTCTGTCACAGGCACTCCTTACTGGATGAGCCCAGAAGTGATTAGTGGAGAGGGGTACGGCCGAAAGGCAGATATCTG GAGTGTGGGCTGCACAGTGGTGGAGATGCTCACACAACGCCCACCTTGGGCGGAGTTTGAAGCAATGGCGGCCATATTTAAAATTGCCACTCAGCCCACGAACCCTGTGCTGCCGGCGCACGTGTCAGACCATTGCCGTGACTTTCTCAAGCGCATATTCGTGGAGACCAAGCAGCGACCGGCTGCGGAGGAGCTGCTGCGTCACATCTTCGTGCAGTAG